The sequence GCTTCCGTTCTCTGTCTTTATGTAGCAGTAGCTTTGTGTTGGGGGGTGAGATCGAGTTGCTACTTCACTTTCCCGGTGTTGTATTATGCCCTTCTGTGTTGTTTTCAATCCCAAATCTGTGGAATGAGGTGGCTGTTTCGAATATCTGCTTCTCACTGTTCTTGGTTGAATGACGACACACAAGCCAATCCTACTCACTTGTTAAAGATCTCTATCTAATCCAATTAAAGATCAACCAGATCCAAAGATATTTATCACGAACACATATGTCACTGGGCATGATTCTAAACTACCACGCCTAAGTATTTAATGGCGCGATTTCCGTAGAAGATTCCAACTTGCCTATTAGGAAATGTAGAAGTGAAGTATCAGTTAGTTTCTTCGCTTTGGGATGTCGCAAGCATCATCATCACAATTGTGGTAGCAATTAGCACTTAGCGTTGAGGGGTTACAGTATTAACGTCACGGTCACAATAACACACGTTCACGTCAGCCATTTTGAAGGCTATTCTTTCACCAAATAAATGCAATTTAAAGTGATTCTCTTTCAGCAAACATGCTCTGTTTTCATCATGACTGGAATAGTTGAGATGCTTTCAATAAAGGATCATATTTGTGATGATAGTTTAAGAATGCCTCCAGTGGTTTAAATGCTTTCTCTAAAGTAGGATGTGTTTTTCTTCTCCAAAGAGGGCCCTCTGTTGATATGCTACAAGCACCAGCTTGGATCAATCATGCCCTACTTTTGGAATGATTTAGTATGGATTTAATCCATTCTTTAAGGGGAATCACAAACAAAGCTTGGCTCCATTACCCTTATCAGCTAACATACACCACGAATTGCTGTCTCCGGCTGaagcctcatcctcctcctctctctctctctctctctctctctctctctctcgcagccTTGGAGGGAGGGACATGAGCGTGACTGTGTTGGGCACAACTGAGACAAGCAGATCTGAGGGATTCCTCCTCGTTTCCTGAGCTCGCCCTATCCTCACATTACAGTCTTTAACGAAGGGTTTCATATGGTTACTCTTCCATGAGCATGTGTGGAAAAGGAgaacaaaagatatatatatatatatagagagagagagagagagagagagagagagagaaaggaaggtGGTACTGAGGAGGCTTGGCTTCTCGAGGTTAGGAGTATTAATATAGGCTTTGAAATCATTGCCACACGCACTGAAGCATGCAGAATGTGATGCTGCTTTGTGGAATGCTCGATTCCCAGCAAAGTTGCATGCGCCTTTGCATGAAATGCTAAGTTGCATGCGCCTGTGGAGAAAAAAGAACATGTATGTAGTCTGATATCGATTCGATCGAACCAAAGTCGAATCGAAATTGAATCAATCCAGAACCAGAATAGAAATGGTAATTTAGAACCGAATCAAAatctacttttgatatttgaagttGCAGTGAAACTCATGAAAAGTCACCATGTCATTGGTGCAAATAATTTTCATTGAATTTTCAAGCTTGCAATTCGAGTCTACACAACAAAAAATGGAGACTAATCTTAATATGATCCATGGTGTCCTAAATCAGAGGATAAAGAGCATGCTAAAACAGAGAGTGAAGCGACATTAATGAGGTGCTAACCTGAGATTTACATTACTAGAAATTTTCCATATATAAATTGTTGGAAAATTACttatatatcatcaaatcattagGTTAAACCTGTGGAGTGGCTGTGATGTTTAACTCCATCCCCCAAGAAATCTGTGCTCGTTTGTTCTACCTGCTTGCCAGATTCACATTTACTCTGCTCTCGAATTCTTGTCCTCCCCAGGAGGATGTCAATCTACCTCATCACATCAGCTGCTGCCGGAGGTAATTAAGTTGATAGGCATCGCATTGACTTTGATGTGCTGTTTGTTAAACTTACAATCATACGTAGTTGTTGGCCTCCTTTTAGGTCACAACAGTAGGCAAACCCTAATTCTGGAACCACATCGAGTTCCGAATTTGTAGCATGTGTTTTGACTCGCACACCTACGCACTGACTAATTTGCGCCATGGTGATGCAATAGAAACAACGAAGTCAGCACCCGTATCTATCTGTGTAAGATGCAACAGATGTAGACTTTTAAGGTCGTGATGTAGCGATCTTCATCGATCACTGCCATCTGATCGCGATCGAAAGAGAGAAGAACATGTATCAAAAGCAAATCCCAACTTCTAATGATCATGTTATCTTTTTAGGTACAGAAGAAATTAACTTTCAACTCAGTCAAACACTGAGCTGTGTCTTCTTCATCTCCGAAAAGGTTTACAGGAACCGAGTGTTCAGTTCAAAAAGCTGAATCATGGCAATGCATCAAGTTGCGACGTTGAGATGCGTATGAGCCACATTCTTGGTTTGGTGGGCGGGAGAGCATTTGCATGATCGGCCAATCTGTATGAACAAGCTGCTATGTCATGCCGGGTCAACTGGTTAAGGTGTCCTATCACTCATCCATCCATCATCTTCATCAACAAGCTTTAGAAGTCAATGCTCAATAGTGGAGCAGTTATTAGCTATGCCTCCTGGCCAGTAGCATCATTCCACTTCTCCTCTGATGATACATCGAGTCTCAACCTAAATTGTCCTCCGTCTCCAATCTTATGATCGAGCCGACAGAAATCAAAGCGAACCTGTAGAGTTTGGAGCGAGTGACATAAATGATATCAAGTGTCAATTATCTGGTGATGATCGGAAAGAAGTAAAAGCGTACATCAAGGAGAGGGCATTCGATCACTAGGAATGGAGTTGTGCCGCTTCGACGGCGCCGACGGCGGTACTGGGATTCCCCTCGGAAGGAAGTTGAACGTGCTGCTCCAAGGGACACTATGAACTGTGTGGTGAACTCGGCGGAGGAGCTCGTCAGGTGGTCGGTCACCGGCGGGAACCTCTCTTCTGATGGAGCAGGCGCTGCGTGggccatgaagaagaagaagcataagaagagagaggagaaagCGAGGAGAGATGCATGAGGGAGGAGGTAGAGGAGATTTGGCAGGAGAAGCCATGAGGAGAGCCTCCTTGAGGTATGGAATATGAGAGGGATGTGGTGCAGGACCGGTTATTATGTAGAATGGGAAGGGGGGAAGCTACGTGTGAAGAGGAAGACGATTGAGATCCAAGAGAGACTGTTCCAGAGTTGGAAAATGTCAAAGGAGGATCTCTATGCTGACAGTGGAACCGCAACGTGGGCCGTAGAACTTCGAATGCAAACGCTAGAACTCCGTCATCGTTTACATCATGGTGGTGTATGCATGTTCCACTGTTCCGTGGCCTTAACGAGACATATTATGTCGTGTATTAAGAATGAGAGATAAGATGGTGTCGATTAACCCTCCCACCCCACTTGTGACAACCAAAGGTCAAACCACGGCACATGGACATGAAACTATGAGACATCGTTTGGCTTGGGAGTCAAAATGTCGGCAACGCAGGAGGCGTGCGTAAGCAAACGTTTAAGTTAATGAGTTGGTGGTTGTTAAACAGACATGATTTGCGCACATTTTGGAGTTGAATTCTATATACGCACGCCATCTCATTTCCCATGTATTCATACACGATGGAAGCAATAGGAGATTACGACGTGTATGGCTAAATATTGGAGGAGTCTGATAAATAATATTGAGGACCATCAAAaacataataaatcttaaatagGTTTTTAATTGAATTGGTGTGCCATCCAGCATTGCAGTCATCAATTATATATCTCTTCACTCTTTTATTCCGTTTCTCTCAAAATTGTTGGTGCACTCTACAGTTTGATCGTAAGTCATTCTTCGCAACGAGGTATATATTTCCCATCACAATTTAATGGCTCCCATGTTCTTATGGATTGGTTGAGGAACAACCATgggctttttatttttttatttttggaagccCGTCTCTCATGACAATGACTTTTTTTTCGCCTTAGCGCTCGTTAAGATAATTATGCTCTTGGGTTCTTGGCTCGTGTTGTGATCAATCTCGATGAAAGAGTGTTAGGGGTGATTATAGGAAAATAATCGACTTTGGAGATGGATGCTTCAAAATGACAAGGCTGGAGTTTATGAGGAGAGACCTCTAAAATAAAGATAGCGACCATGAGAAGGGGTTAAGGGGGCATATGGAGGTGGTGAAGTTTCACGATAGGATGGAAGCGATGAGAATAATAACAAGGGCCTCGTGACGATGGTAACAGCTCATACGACTAAGGTAGCCATAACAAGACAAAGACGATCACGAATAAAGTAATCttattttttcaaaatatatactaaaaaaaagaaaagttttgactttttttttttaggaatttgtcttttttttttttgaggaattTGTCTAtgggtatatatatttatatataaccaATTCTTAAGGTTAAAAATGGTATAGATCGTTATTAATAGGATACTTTTACTGCGTgcacggtctctctctctctctctctctctctctctctctctatatatatatatatatatatatatatatatatatataacatttttttgttcttttgatgaAGTTACTTGCGGACATTCGAAGCTTCATATCCTTGGATCTCGAGAACTATAATAAGCAACCCACTCTAGTTTTGTATATCTAATTAAGCATTCAAATCGATAAAATAGAACATGCAGTTAGAAGGATGCTTGCCATTTACAACATGGGTGGATCGATCACTATAATAATCGAAGGAAACAAGGAAAAAGTGCCCGCCTTCTCCTTGCTTCACTTCTGGTCAAACTTGACGAGCACCAACTAACCCTTCTCGTCATTCATTTACTACCGTAAGACTTTATCTAGAGATCACTGCAAATGGAGAGAGAAGACAAGAGGGAGATCTACTCATTCTCACACGAACAATTCAAACTTTGTGGGTAAACAGAGTGAAGGAATTCAACAACAAAAGACAATGTCTACTAAAACAAACACGAAGGAGAAGCCACTGCAAGCCGCGGAAGACGACGGTGGTGCATTGTAGTACCAAGGGAACCAAGGCACGATTGGGTTTGGAGGGGGAGGCACAGGGAAGTCGATgtaaggtggcggcggcggcgggggcggaGGGTAGTTTCCATACTCCGATGTGCTCGGCGGAGTGGGCGGCGAGTCTGTGACTGATGGCGGTGGCGGTAGGCACGGATACGGACATTCCGGAGGTGTGGTGGTGTCCCATGAGACAGACGTCGGAGGATTCGACAAGAGAATTAGAAGGAACAAAAGAGTGGTGGTGGCGTGGAAGAGCTTGGAGAGCATCATTGTATGAGGTGAGGTGGAGGTGCGGTAGGGAAGAAGAAACAAAGGAGACGGCATATTATGGGACGGAGCTCATCGTTTTGTCCTAAGAATTAACTTCTGTCAAATTAACGTGTTCTAATGCATAATTATTTGCATGTAACATATGATACCGGTAATATCATTTGCATAATTATTTCCCTCGGAAGCTAAGAGTTGATAGAATATTCTAACGTCTACGTTGTAAGCATTTGGCAGGGGTCAAGTTTCATGAACTGTACTGATGACAGGTGCCTTCcaggagagagcgagagaggggtGGTTGCATGCTTTCGTCGTTTGCCGGTGGatttggtcatcaaagaaacagcaGAGAAAGGAGCGTGGACTCCTCTATCTCTATGCTTGGAAACTGGTGAAAGAGAAACGAGAGTAACCTCTTCAAGTGATTACTCGCTCCTTTTCTACACTGATTCACTATTTATTTGCATTAAATTAGTTTAGGATAAGAATTCACAGGCACGAATGGTCAAATGAAGCAGGTAGTTGTATTGTCTCGGCAGTGCAAACTGTGGAACTCCATATGAAGCCAGCGGAGAAGACAAGAAAGAAGATGAGAGTGTAGAAAAGACTATTCTGATGATGCGAGCAATTAGGCTTCATTTGACTCGATATGCTCCGGAATTAATGAGGAGacgaaaagaaaggaagattctttACGTCAcatccctttttttttctaacaTTGAGAGAAAAAACAATCTGCTTTCTGGATTTTTTTTAGTCTTTCTTTATAGATACCTTATTTTGTTGAAGAAATAATAATATTTCTCTCTGATTTGGCCTCTGTTCTTCACATCATGTTCGAGATGTGTTTTCTTCTTCCGGCAATCATAAAGAACAGAGACAGGACGAGTCGCGAATCAATGAACTTGTGGAAGCAGGATTTCTTCGAATTGAAGGGTACAATTCTGCAATtcagagagacagagaggagaGACGGAAACGGACAGATCTGCGATGGATGATACATACGTATCATCGTCGCTCTAAAACAACATCGCTAGTAATCCACAGGATATCATCCCCGTCCACCATCCGTGATGAGTCCGCCAAGCCCCCGAAAGAAGGTATTCTGGATCCACCGGGTACACGTTCCCCGGCGTGTAACACGAGTAGCACGGCGGCGTTGGCGGCTTGTCACATGAGTAGCATGGCGGCGatggtggcagcggcggcggcgggcaggccggtggcggaggcggcggcggcggcggggggctCGGAATGCTGCATGGTTGCCCGCACGGATAGCAGGGACACATCATATCCAGCTCCCGTTCCGGTCGTGTCACCGCAACTCCATCGCCATCGCTCGCAGCCACGCACTCGGTCAGCAGCAGAACCACCACGACGGTGAGTAGCATCTTCTCCTCGGACGAGTCCACAGTTGGCCGTCTCCTCGCTCTTCTTCTGTATGTTGAATCTTGCGAGGAAAGGGTCTTCTCCATGGCCATTACTTTTATATCTGATGGGACTGTGATGCTTGCGTCGGCAAACGGCAATTGCATGTGGACGACTCTGCCTCTTTTGAGGGTCAACAACTGAGCTCTCGTTACTTAGTCGTGAGATTCCACCTCTCATTTAACAACAGAAATGCTTAAGATTGAAATATTATGCAATGCTTATCTTTCTACGACATTATTGAATTGGATTCTATGCACAAGAAGacttataataataattgatGTAATTAAGCATCTAATATATCTTTATCTAAGTTATTTGGCCACATAATCTAATCCAAGTTAACGGAGTGGTCTCGCTTCTCCACCAAGGAATGAGCAAGTTGGTGGGCGATGCATGTTTAGGTAAGCATCATGTGGAGACACTAATTATTATGGTACCAactgtctcttggtcttctactCTGCCAACCTGTACAAGGTGGGCATGCCGAGTTGCAGATGAAGCCTTGGCCGGCCGTCTCATGACACGGGATGAGAAGACATTAAATTGGCCATGAAATATGGGTTGGAGCAGTGAGTGGTGAGGTTGCGAATGATGAATGGCTCTTTAGGTGAGAAGCGGACAAAGGGAAGGGATGAAGACGTTTCACCACCCTGCAGTTGCTGTGCCTGGCAGAATCATGCAAAGGACAGGGAAGGGTGGGGATGAAGGGACAGGAAATGGTCGTCCGAAACTTGGAGCTTATCCACGGAGAAAGGGAAGACGACACGCATCAACGTCTTCCACTCAAAGACAATCTCTCCTCCATCCTATATTCTGTCGACTTGCAACACAGGGACAAAGTTGTTCTATTCTACTCTTGGGTCATTGATCCTTACTGCCACCCTCGAGTCTTTCCGACGTTCTGCCAACTTCAAACTATGTTGTCTACATAGAAGTCGATCTAACAAATGATTTCCTGGCAGAGTCGAAGGAATTGTAAGTGGCATGAATGATCCTTCGAAGAGCAAAAAGCCTAATTGCCAAACACCAAATCGAAGACGCACATCTCTGCCATTTAACATTTGGGCTAAGAGATTGAAGACGAAGGAGCAGAGGTCGTCGACGAATACAGGTGTGGCATCGCTATTAAGGATCAGTAAAGCATGACATGACCGATTGGAAATACTTAACCAGTGAAACATAAATGGTAGCTGAGAAGAATCCATCTGTGTTGTGACATTTATTCCCAACGAAAGCTTCGATCGATGGAGTCGACAGGGAAAGAAAGGTAGGCTGGACAATGCAAAAGTGGGAGCCTCTTTtaagcctatatatatataattgtcatGATTCTAAGAGAAAGAaggtatttttttattgaaaaatataaagaaaaagaaataaagagagaTAAACAGGAAAGATTAGTGAGACTTCCTATCAGATGGTCTCCAAATAGTGCTATGATTTTGAAATGAATGAGGAAGAGTCAAACCGGTCCTGCTTAGCATACATGAGATCTAGACACTAATTCGACCAGAAGGGTATATGTCATCTCCTTGTTCATCTATGGTTCAGCCATCTCCATCGTGGTGTGTCAAGAATGTTCCGCTAGTGGTGGGTTTGGAGGATTTGGTTAAGGTTTGAAGTTAATAACTATGTCAAGCGAGGAGTCCCTTGATAATATACTTGAGTGACTTTTCTATAATGTGATGGATGATTGTTAGGATGAGATTATGGCAACAATCGAGAATTGTTATATGAATTCTTCGATCATTAATTGGTTATGAGATTGTGAGCTAAATTGTTAGGAATACGATTATAGAGTAACACATTTGTTGAGTTAGCTTTCCTCTAAGTATTGTATAGCTGATCTTGTGGGGTCAAATCGATACACCCTCGTTAGTGCCACACCACCAATGTCATGAAACCAAGTCCTGTTAGAGTAACAGGGTCAAATCGATATACCCTCGTTAGTTCTATATTGTTATGATCTTAAAGGTATTAGCGGATTCGAAACCGATATCAAAATTATGTTTAACTTATAATATGAGTAAGTGTCATAAGTAATTAAATTGGTAAGCAATAAAAGGAAATGCATACTAGATTTATAATGATTCGGTCATCGCGATCTACGTCCACCCTCGATTCCTTCTCCGTTGAGACTATCGAGTTTTATCGACGATCTTctttttaatgggtgaagatAAAGTACCATTATTAtaactcttttctctttttcataggtaggagagaatctttacaactCTCTTTTACAAGTAATCATCACACCACCCTTAGAATGATTTAGAAGCTTAAGAATGATTTAGAAGCTTAAGGAGAAAGGAACTCAAGACTTTCAATAAAGTTTACACACTTAGAATCACAAGTATTTTATGCTCTTTTCTTACTATCTTAAACgaagtatttataggctccaaataacttctaaaatgaagctaaaaagtcttatccttaggttttcaggagtactagcggtactatcgcaAGTGGGTGATACTATCGTCTAATAGAGTCTGAGAGACTGagctttggcagtaccaccgcttgcttgggtggtaccatcgcttgacatagcctAGAAAATTATGCTAGTACTACCGTTAGTCTGGgtgatactaccacttgacattggcggtaccactatcgGATTATTCGAAAACGTATTCTTCGTACTTTTCAATTTATAGACGGTTCCATCGTCTAGTCTGGTAGTACTACCATCTAACCCAACTTTATGTCATTGAATTTAATCTTATAATAGGCCCAATTTAATCCTAATTCAGGTCAATAAGTCCTTAATTAAATTGGCATAGTTACActtaaaatcaactcaattaaaatCTAAATTATTTCGATTACAATCATGAATCATATATTgtttgatatgtcattggttcctccgaTATTTTGTTTGAacttttggcgcatcatccttgcTTTTGACATATTATCCAATTTATTGGCATGATCTCATGTAACATTTGATATTTGCGTAATGTTTGATCTTTCATGCCTGATGCCCGGTATATGACATGATCCACTCTAGTCTAATGtctaattctcctacttcaattgatttatcttttcataatcgaagttagtcatacatcatttttctcaaacacttattaaatcataaaatcatttattgatttcatcatcaaaatttaggatTTAATACATATGATATCTCATCTAAATGGGCATGATGTGTCCCTTGTTGCTTACGTGGCATGCCCCTCGTATTATCTAcctgcatttgatacatgaaaggAGTCATGACACAAATTTAATAGGCTAATGATCACATCGAATGCTTTGTGGCCAATTGAAAGATGTTTTTGTTATTGTAAGATACTTTgttattaatttaataatatcaTCTTTATTGGATAGTTTGTGATCGATTCCACCATAGATTAATTTGATCACATTATTGTCGTAGGATGCTTTGAGGCTAATTTAATTACATCCAAGGAATGTTTTATAGTTAATTTGATCGTATTATTATCTTCTTAATCGATATGAGAAGATGAGATTATTTTAAATTCGGCCTTAactcatacatatatattatattaataagcAGTTTAGAAGGAATGCCAACCTAATAACTAACTTCCCCATCTCAAAGGGCATCATCATAATTTCCAAAACCAACACGAATATTCAAAATTGGAGTCTCAACTATATAAGCCACCTCATTAGCAATGGGTGATTTCCATGAGATCGACCAATTTATTCTTCTTCCAAATGGAAAACGCGCATTGTGATTAAAAGGTTGACATTACGTGACACGTGCGAGCATGAACGCTGACGTGGACATGTATTATTCATACACGTAAGTCGAGATGCATGCTCGTGAGATGTGCTGAACCAACTTGAAGTATTCGGTTCTGTACTTTGACCttcatttgtgtatatatatatataatcgaacTGGAAAATGACCTAATTAAGCATCGGGTCATTGGACGAACCATATGttcaattaatattattttataaataaataaataatttaaaattatattaatatagaatattaaaattaaattatataaaaacaataaattgataatatcaatgaatattataaatataaatatttgtgaTAATTATATTACATTAGATcagttttaatttatttctcaCGTCAATCATGATTTGATGATTGACATAAATATCattttaaacaaataaaaaaacagATTTTAAGTTAAAGATATTTAAGTAGTGTTTTTATTATGTTACAAAATGAAATCGGTTTCATGTAACCCAATCGATACATCGGGTTATCCAAAAATCGATCGAGTCAAttagtttattttattttttaaaatatatttgattCAATAATTAAATCAAACCTAACCATTCGattcaatatattttaattttttaatatatttgattcaatatattttaatttttttaacctCTTTGCAGCCTCATGTTTTCTTTTGTGAAGTAATTTATCAGGGACTATACATGGAGTGTCACGTAGGTATATTGACATCAGATAAGCCAAATATGTTCTCCTCTCTCC comes from Musa acuminata AAA Group cultivar baxijiao chromosome BXJ3-3, Cavendish_Baxijiao_AAA, whole genome shotgun sequence and encodes:
- the LOC135632527 gene encoding formin-like protein 8, coding for MAMEKTLSSQDSTYRRRARRRPTVDSSEEKMLLTVVVVLLLTECVAASDGDGVAVTRPERELDMMCPCYPCGQPCSIPSPPPPPPPPPPACPPPPLPPSPPCYSCDKPPTPPCYSCYTPGNVYPVDPEYLLSGAWRTHHGWWTGMISCGLLAMLF